A window from Triticum aestivum cultivar Chinese Spring chromosome 6D, IWGSC CS RefSeq v2.1, whole genome shotgun sequence encodes these proteins:
- the LOC123144917 gene encoding uncharacterized protein translates to MATVVAAVEAGVVAVASGRSSKLVRGLYWRLRAGIRRLQSERRRWRGGGGGRRERFNFHYDALSYALNFDDGRRAADLVLV, encoded by the coding sequence ATGGCGACTGTGGTGGCGGCCGTTGAGGCCGGGGTGGTGGCGGTGGCAAGCGGGCGGAGCAGCAAGCTGGTCCGGGGCCTGTACTGGCGCCTGCGCGCGGGGATCCGGCGGCTGCAGTCGGAGCGGCgcaggtggcgcggcggcggcggcggcaggcgggagCGCTTCAACTTCCACTACGACGCGCTCAGCTACGCCCTCAACTTCGAcgacggccgccgcgccgccgacctCGTCCTAGTCTGA